Genomic DNA from Nonomuraea rubra:
CGCGAGGTGCTGGGCGGCGGCTCGGGCGGGCGCTGGTACGCCGACGGCGAGGACACCATCCACGTGGTGCCCGACTCGCGCAACATCCCGGTGGAGTTCGCCGAGGCCCGCTGGCCGTTCCGGGTGGAGCGGCTGGCGCTGGCCTGCGACTCTGGCGGGCCCGGCATGTTCAGGGGCGGGCTCGGCTACGACAAGCACATCCGCATGCTGCGCGACGCCTCGTACATGTCGATCGCCGACCGGTCCATCCTGTCCTGCTGGGGCGTCAACGGGGGCCTGGCGGGGCGGCCGTTCCGGGTGGAGATCGCGGGCAAGGAGATGGAAGGGCTGGTGGACGACCACCCGGTGCAGGCGGGCGACCTGATCAGGATCCGCACCACCGGCGGGGGCGGCTGGGGCTCCCCGTACGACCGGGACCCCCGGGCGGTGGCGGCCGACGTGCGCGACGGGAAGGTGTCGATCGCCGGGGCGCTGGGGGACTACGGCGTGGTGCTGGACGGGGACCGCATCGACGAGCAGGGCACGGCCGAGCTCCGGGCCCGGTTGCGGCCTCCGGGGGATCGGTTCTTCGACCGGGGGCCCGGGTACGCGAAGCTCTCGGGTGGGAGGGCTCATGCGGAGGTGGACGAATTGTGAGGAGTTGATCGGCGGGGCTGGTGGCGCCGCATCAGGCTGATCGCCACCTTGCCGATTTGCAAGCGCTGCTGCTGCATCGGCAGTTGCGGGTTGCACTGGCACGATGAGAACGACAAGCGCCGAACGCAGCTCATCGAGGCGGTTGCGGAGTGGCGGCCGAACGGGAACGTGGTCGTGGGCGCGAGGTGCCTTGCTGAGCGCGGCGATCACACGTTCTGGAGCCACGTGGAGGCGGGCCTTGTCGTGCGGCGCATCGACACCCGCTGAAGCGCGAAGCCCGGGCTCCCGTCGTCCGGCGGTCCACCCGGGCCCACTTCCATCCTCCCCGCAGGAAGGCGGCCTGCCGGAACCCTACCGCCTACCTCTTGTCGAAGCCGGCGAAATACGTAGCCGCCATGTCCTCGTCCCCATGCCCCTGCGCCTCCGCCCGCCGGAACCGCTCCCCGGCCGCGGCCACCAGGTCCAGCCGAACCCCGGCGGCCTCGCCCGCCTCCGTGATCAGCCGCGTGTCCTTCTCGGCGTTGCGCACGGTGAAGCTGGGCGTGAAGTTGCCCGACAGGATGGCCGCGGACTTGGCCTGGAAGTACGTGCTGTCCATCGGCCCGCCGCTGATCACCTGGCGGACCAGGTCGGGGTCGAGCCCGAGCCCCTGGGCCAGCGAGAGCGCCTCGGCCACCACGGCCGTCAGGGAGATGCCGAAACTGACCGTGGCCATCTTGAGCCTCGTGCCGGCGCCGGCGTCTCCCAGCCAGAGGGTGCGCTGGCCGAGCGCGTCGAAGACCGGCTCCAGCGCGGCCCTGGCCGAGTCGGGGCCCGAGGCGAGGATGACCAGCTTGCCCTGCTCGGCGGGCTGCCGGGTGCCCTGGACGGGCGCGTCCACGAACGTCAGCCCGTGCTCGGCCGCCAGCGCCGAGAGCCGTTCCACCGCGGCGAGGCCGGCCGTGCTCATCTGCGCCCACACCTGCCCGGCCCGCAGCCCGGGAGCGGCGGCGGCGACGGCCTCGTGCACGGCGTCGCCGTCGCTCAGCATCGTGACGATCACGTCCGCGCCCGCGACCGCCTCGGCGGGGGAGTGCGCGACCACCGCGCCGTCCTCCTGCAGCGGGAGGGCCTTGTCCCTGGTACGGTTCCACGCCGTCACCCGCATGCCGGCCCTGGCCAGGTTCCGGCCCATGGGCAGCCCCATGAGCCCCGTTCCGAGTACTGCGACAGAAGTCATGCCTCCACCGTACGATCACCGCCGTGTGAGGATGGGGACATGGGTCCCGAACGCATCATGGCGGTGCGGCACGGCGAGAGCGAGGCCAACCTCGCCCACCGGCAGGCCGGCGAGACGCCGCTGGTCTACGAGCGCGGCGACGACGAGGTGACGGTCACGGAGCTGGGCAGGGCGCAGGCGGCGGCGCTGGGCCGGCTGCTGGCGGCGCTGCCCGCCCGCGAGGCGCCGGAGCTGGTGTGGTGCTCGCCGTACCTGCGCGCGCTCGACACCTGGAAGATCGCCCAGGAGGCGTGGGGCGTCGAGCCGCTGCCCGTCACCGTCGACGATCGGCTCAGGGACCAGGAGTCGGGCGCGTTCGCGCACCTCAACCTGGCCGCGATCCGGGAGCGGCACCCCGGGGAGCTGGCCCGGCGCGAGGCCGAGGGCGCCTACGCCTTCCGCCCGCCGGGCGGCGAGTCGCTGGCCGACGTCGTGGTGCGGCTGCGCGGCTTCCTGCGGGACCTGGACGGCCGGGCCGCCGGGCGGCGGGTGCTGATCGTCGCGCACGACTCGGTGGTGCTGGCGCTGCGCCACGTGCTCGACCGGCGGCCGGACGCGGAGCTGGCGGCCGTGCTGGAGTTCGCGCCGGTGCTGAACGCCTCGGTGTCGCTCTGGCGCACCGGCGAGCTCGTCAGTTTCAACGACGTCACGCACCTCACGTCGTGAAGCTCGTCAGCTTCACCGGCTTCACGCACCTCACGTCGTGACCACGACGTCGGCCCGCTCCCGGGTGCGGTCCTCGGCGAACCACTTCCGCTCCGCCTCGAACCACTCCCGCCACCGCGGCTCCAGCGCGGCGCCGTCCCGCTCCAGCACCCGCCGCAGGCGCACCGGCTCCGCCGCCTCCACCCACACGCTGTACGCCAGCAGGTGCGCCACCGAGGCCCGGGCCGTCCCGACGCCCTCGACGACCAGGACGGGCGCGACAGGCACCGCCACCCGCCCGGCGTAGCGGCCACGCACCCAGTCGTACCTGCGGAACCCGCCGGGGAGCCCGCGCTGGAGCGGCGCCAGCACCTGGGACTCCAGCGCGTGGAACCAGCCGCCGGGCCCCTCCTCCCACGGCACGGGGAAGTCGTCGCTGTGGATCACCTGGCACCCCAGCTCCGCCCCCAGCCGCCCCGCGAACGTCGTCTTGCCCGACCCGGCGGGACCGTCCACGGCCACCAGCCGTACCGGGCCGCACGAAGGGCGCAGGCGGGAAATGCGAGAGGCCAGGTCGTTCACCGGACCCAGGGTAGGTGACGAGGGGCGGACGCCTGAGAGAATGTTCTTTCACCCCGAACGCAAGTAGGAGGTTGGATCTTGCTCGGACCCCTCGGTGACATCGTCGTGCTCGATCTGTCCAGGGCCCTGGCGGGGCCGCACGCCGCGCAGATGCTGGGTGACCTGGGCGCCCGGGTGATCAAAGTCGAGCATCCGGACGGGGGTGACGAGTCGCGCGGCTGGGGCCCGCCGTTCGTCGGGCCGGATCATGACATCTCGACCTACTTCCTGGCAGCCAACCGCAACAAGCAGTCCATCGCCGTCGACCTGAAGTCCGCCGAGGGCAAGCAGCTCATCGAGCGCCTCGTCCGCCACAGCGACGTCCTGGTCGAGAACTTCCGCACCGGCGTGCTCGACCGACTCGGCTTCCCGGTCGAACGCCTGCACGAGCTCAACCCGCGCCTGGTCGTCCTGTCGATCACCGGCTTCGGCCACGACGGCCCCGAGGGCGGCCGCCCGGGTTACGACCAGATCGCCCAGGGCGAGGCCGGGCTCATGTCGCTGACCGGCCCCTCGCCCGACGAGCCGTACCGCGTCGGCGCCTCCATCGGCGACCTGCTGGCCGGCATGTACGGCGCGTACGGGGTCGTGAGCGCCCTCTACGAGCGCGAGCGGACCGGCAAGGGCCGGGTCGTGCGCACCTCGCTGCTCGCCGCGATCACCGGCGTGCACGCCTACCACGGCACCGCCTGGACGGTCGGCGGCCAGGTGCCCGCGGCGGGCGGCAACCACCACGCCTCCATCGCCCCCTACGGCGCCTTCCGCTGCTCCGACGGCATGCTGCAGATCGCCGCCGCCAACGACGGCCAGTGGCGCAAGGTGGCCGCGCTCCTCGGCATCGACGCCGGCCAGCCGCGCTACGCCACCAACCGCGACAGGTTCGCCCACCGCGACGAGCTGATCGCCGACATGGAGAAGGCCCTGTCCGCCCACGACCGCGCCCACTGGCTGGCGAGGCTGGCCGAGGAGGGCGTGCCCGCCGGCGCGATCAGGACGCTCGACGAGGTCTACGCGTGGGAGCAGACCCGCTCGCAGGGCCTGGTCGTCGAGGTGCGGCACCCCGTGCTCGGCCCGATCGAGCTGCCGGGGCCGCCGCTGCGCTTCGACGGGCTGACCGGGGTCGAGCACAGCGCGCCGCCCATGCTCGGCCAGGACGGCGACGCCGTGCTCGCCTGGCTGGAAGAGCGCGAACGATGATCGCGAAAGGATGGCACCGGCCGGGGCGCTCATGCGTCAACATTGCATCGTTGGCTGACATCTAGGGAGCGATAGTGAGCCGTCCGGACGCGCGCACACTGATCGAAACGATCCTCGACCGGGGGTCGTGGAAGTCGTGGGACGCGCCGCCCGCCGATCCGGCCGAGCCCGGCTCCTCCTACGCCGACGAGCTGGCCGCGGCCCGCGTCAAGTCCGGCTACGACGAGGCCGTGATCACCGGTGAGGGGCTGCTCGACGGGCGCAGGGTGGCCGTCGTGGCGTGCGAGTTCTCGTTCATGGCGGGCTCGATCGGGGTGGTGGCGGCCGAACGGTTCGTGACCGCGGCGGAGCGGGCCACCCGGGAGCGGCTGCCGCTGCTGGCCCTGCCGGCCTCGGGCGGCACGCGCATGCAGGAGGGCGCGCTCGCGTTCGTCCAGATGGTGAAGATCACCGCGGCGATCCAGGCGCACCGGGCGGTCGGCCTGCCGTACCTGGTGTACCTGCGGCATCCGACGACCGGCGGGGTGTTCGCGTCCTGGGGGTCGCTCGGGCACGTCACGGTGGCCGAGCCGGGGGCGCTGATCGGGTTCCTGGGGCCGCGGGTGTTCGAGTCGCTGCACGGCTACCCGTTCCCCGAGGGGGTGCAGGTGTCGGAGAACCTGCACGGCAAGGGCCTGCTCGACGCGGTGGTGTCCGCCGAGGACGCGCGGGAGGTGGCGATCAGGGCGCTGGCCGTGCTCGCCGCAGACCGTTCGGCCATCGAGGCGGGCGAGCCGCCCGAGGAGGACCTGCGGCCGGTGGAGGCATGGGAGGCGATCACCCGGTCCCGGCGCGACGACCGGCCGGGCGTGCGCACCCTGCTCAAGCTCGCCGCCACCGACGTGACGCCGCTCAGCGGCACCGGGGCGGGCAAGAACGAGCCGGGGCTGCTGCTCGCGCTGGCCAGGTTCGGCACCGCGCCGGCGGTGGTGCTCGGCCAGGACCGGCGGCTCCAGCGGGCCAACTCGCCGCTCGGCCCCGCCGGCCTGCGGGTGGCCAGGCGCGGCATGCGGCTGGCCGCCGAGCTCGGCCTGCCCCTGGTCACCGTGATCGACACGCCCGGCGCCGACCTGTCCAAGGCGGCCGAGGAGGGCGGGCTGGCCGCCGAGATCGCCCGCTGCCTGGCCGAGCTGCTCACGCTCGACGCGCCCACCGTCTGCCTGCTGCTCGGCGAGGGCGCGGGCGGCGCGGCGCTGGCGCTGCTGCCCGCCGACCGGGTGCTCTGCGCGCAACACGCCTGGCTGGCGCCGCTGCCGCCCGAGGGCGCCTCCGCCATCCTCTACCGCTCGGTCGACTTCGCCCCCGAGATCGCCCAGGCGCAGCACATCCGCGCCACCGACCTGCGCCGCGACGGCATCGTGGACCGGGTGATCCCCGAGCTGCCCGACGCCGCCTACGAGCCGAGGCAGTTCTGCGAGCGGGTGGGGCGGGCGCTGGAGTACGAGATCGCGGGCCTGCTGCGGGTGGGCCCGGCCGACCGCTTCGCGGCCCGCCAGGCCCGGTACCGCAACCTGGGTTAACGCCGCCAGAGCTGCTTGCCGGCGGCGTCGAACCCCTTGATGACCATGCCGGCGGACAGGTCGCCGCCCTCGGGGAGCGGCGCCGCGAACAACACCACCCCCTGTCCCCACGGGTCGGGGGTGGCCTGCGCGGTGCCGGTGACGCCGTTCGAGGAGGTGACCTCGATCCTGGCGGTGCCGGCGAGCGCGTAGCCGTACCAGGCGTGGGCGCCGCGGCCCCACCTCACCGGCTGCTCGGCGGTGAGCAGGTCGCTCAGCCTGGTCCCGGGCAGCGGCCCGGCGAGCCCCATGACCAGCTCGTCGTTCTCCCAGAAGGCCAGGCAGTTCGGCTCGCTCACGAGCGCGGTGACGCCCGCGGGCAGCGGGTGGCGGGGAGTGTCGGAGCGCATGGCCTGCCGCCCGCAGTCCTTGCGCGTCTCCGGGAACAGCCCGAGCGGCCGGTCCTTGCGCTTCATGGTGAAGCCCGCGACCTCCGCTTCGCTGGACGGGATCGTGACGTACCAGATCGGGGCCGGGGTGCCGGTACCGCGCTGGAACGTGGCGGGCAGGCGCCGCCCGTCGGAGAGCACGGCCTCGACCGACTCCCAGTCGTCGCCCGCCGGGCCGAAGTAGCTGACGGTGCCGGGCTCCGGCAGGTACTGGACGGCCCGCAGCGGGCTGCCGAGGTGGTCCG
This window encodes:
- a CDS encoding NAD(P)-dependent oxidoreductase; amino-acid sequence: MTSVAVLGTGLMGLPMGRNLARAGMRVTAWNRTRDKALPLQEDGAVVAHSPAEAVAGADVIVTMLSDGDAVHEAVAAAAPGLRAGQVWAQMSTAGLAAVERLSALAAEHGLTFVDAPVQGTRQPAEQGKLVILASGPDSARAALEPVFDALGQRTLWLGDAGAGTRLKMATVSFGISLTAVVAEALSLAQGLGLDPDLVRQVISGGPMDSTYFQAKSAAILSGNFTPSFTVRNAEKDTRLITEAGEAAGVRLDLVAAAGERFRRAEAQGHGDEDMAATYFAGFDKR
- a CDS encoding histidine phosphatase family protein, which codes for MGPERIMAVRHGESEANLAHRQAGETPLVYERGDDEVTVTELGRAQAAALGRLLAALPAREAPELVWCSPYLRALDTWKIAQEAWGVEPLPVTVDDRLRDQESGAFAHLNLAAIRERHPGELARREAEGAYAFRPPGGESLADVVVRLRGFLRDLDGRAAGRRVLIVAHDSVVLALRHVLDRRPDAELAAVLEFAPVLNASVSLWRTGELVSFNDVTHLTS
- a CDS encoding uridine kinase family protein, with the translated sequence MNDLASRISRLRPSCGPVRLVAVDGPAGSGKTTFAGRLGAELGCQVIHSDDFPVPWEEGPGGWFHALESQVLAPLQRGLPGGFRRYDWVRGRYAGRVAVPVAPVLVVEGVGTARASVAHLLAYSVWVEAAEPVRLRRVLERDGAALEPRWREWFEAERKWFAEDRTRERADVVVTT
- a CDS encoding CaiB/BaiF CoA transferase family protein; this encodes MLGPLGDIVVLDLSRALAGPHAAQMLGDLGARVIKVEHPDGGDESRGWGPPFVGPDHDISTYFLAANRNKQSIAVDLKSAEGKQLIERLVRHSDVLVENFRTGVLDRLGFPVERLHELNPRLVVLSITGFGHDGPEGGRPGYDQIAQGEAGLMSLTGPSPDEPYRVGASIGDLLAGMYGAYGVVSALYERERTGKGRVVRTSLLAAITGVHAYHGTAWTVGGQVPAAGGNHHASIAPYGAFRCSDGMLQIAAANDGQWRKVAALLGIDAGQPRYATNRDRFAHRDELIADMEKALSAHDRAHWLARLAEEGVPAGAIRTLDEVYAWEQTRSQGLVVEVRHPVLGPIELPGPPLRFDGLTGVEHSAPPMLGQDGDAVLAWLEERER
- a CDS encoding carboxyl transferase domain-containing protein; its protein translation is MSRPDARTLIETILDRGSWKSWDAPPADPAEPGSSYADELAAARVKSGYDEAVITGEGLLDGRRVAVVACEFSFMAGSIGVVAAERFVTAAERATRERLPLLALPASGGTRMQEGALAFVQMVKITAAIQAHRAVGLPYLVYLRHPTTGGVFASWGSLGHVTVAEPGALIGFLGPRVFESLHGYPFPEGVQVSENLHGKGLLDAVVSAEDAREVAIRALAVLAADRSAIEAGEPPEEDLRPVEAWEAITRSRRDDRPGVRTLLKLAATDVTPLSGTGAGKNEPGLLLALARFGTAPAVVLGQDRRLQRANSPLGPAGLRVARRGMRLAAELGLPLVTVIDTPGADLSKAAEEGGLAAEIARCLAELLTLDAPTVCLLLGEGAGGAALALLPADRVLCAQHAWLAPLPPEGASAILYRSVDFAPEIAQAQHIRATDLRRDGIVDRVIPELPDAAYEPRQFCERVGRALEYEIAGLLRVGPADRFAARQARYRNLG